One segment of Phragmites australis chromosome 13, lpPhrAust1.1, whole genome shotgun sequence DNA contains the following:
- the LOC133889332 gene encoding dynamin-related protein 4C-like, with translation MRLCIDDNDEEAVKLEQEMEDVDVKASSGRSAVTASAMAASYNDQIRPLLDAVDRLRQLNVSQEGIQLPTIVVVGDQSSGKSSVLESLAGISLPRGQGICTRVPLVMRLQNGDEAKLQIEYGSGRVVTVASEAEVAVAIDEATAEIAGSGKGISDAPITLVVQKRGVPDLTLVDLPGITRVPVQGQPEDIYDQIARIIKAYIAPKESIILNVLSATVDFPTCESIRMSQQVDRTGERTLAVVTKADKNPEGLLEKVTMDDVHIGLGYVCVRNRIGDETYDEARAAERRLFEEHPLLSLIDRSMVGIPTLASRLTQIQAGIIARCLPDIVKQINDKLSRSSDELSQMPPDLSTVADAVREFYHIVKQVRASLEKLLVRGEFDEYPDDHHRHGTARIAEMLDCYASKLPAHCPARDGEPFLAEEMRVLEETKGIVLPNFLPRSALLVLLKKKVESIVHVPHDLVSQVWDYVEELVMGILQHHSRSYPQVQTSCRRAVQSLMDKARARSAQHVNELIDMELVADYTANPDYTMKWNDMMTEGHGTFLQAVEDHSNPAVVTIPGFGETDVSHLRLQQKLAGQAFDLKARLDAYWSCVVLRLVDGLALHVLYSVKRLVEKDLEDEVAAQVLGSNMDGVERMLVPTTATAAKRDRLRKSISLLRECRELVANTMDKINAESNDRV, from the coding sequence ATGCGCTTGTGTATCGACGACAACGACGAGGAAGCAGTTAAGCTAGAGCAAGAAATGGAGGACGTCGACGTGAAGGCCTCCTCGGGCCGCAGCGCCGTGACCGCGAGCGCCATGGCGGCCTCGTACAACGACCAGATCCGCCCGCTGCTGGACGCCGTGGACCGCCTGCGGCAGTTGAACGTGAGCCAGGAGGGCATCCAGCTCCCGAccatcgtcgtcgtcggcgaCCAGTCCAGCGGCAAGTCGAGCGTGCTCGAGTCGCTGGCCGGCATCAGCCTCCCGCGCGGGCAGGGAATCTGCACCCGCGTGCCGCTCGTCATGCGGCTGCAGAACGGAGACGAGGCCAAGCTGCAGATCGAGTACGGCAGCGGCCGTGTGGTGACCGTCGCCTCCGAGGCGGAGGTCGCCGTCGCCATCGACGAAGCGACCGCCGAGATCGCTGGATCCGGCAAGGGCATCTCGGACGCGCCCATCACCCTCGTCGTGCAGAAGAGGGGCGTGCCCGACCTCACCCTCGTCGACCTTCCGGGCATCACCCGCGTGCCCGTGCAGGGCCAGCCGGAGGACATCTACGACCAGATCGCCAGGATCATCAAGGCGTACATAGCGCCCAAGGAGAGCATCATCCTCAACGTGCTCTCCGCCACGGTGGACTTCCCGACGTGCGAGTCCATCCGCATGTCGCAGCAGGTGGACCGCACCGGCGAGCGCACGCTCGCGGTGGTCACCAAGGCCGACAAGAACCCGGAGGGCCTGCTGGAGAAGGTCACCATGGACGATGTCCACATCGGCCTGGGCTACGTCTGTGTCCGGAACCGCATCGGCGACGAGACGTACGACGAGGCGCGAGCGGCGGAGAGGCGGCTGTTCGAGGAGCACCCTCTGCTCTCCCTGATCGACAGGTCCATGGTGGGCATCCCCACGCTCGCTTCGAGGCTGACGCAGATACAGGCGGGCATCATCGCCCGGTGCCTCCCTGACATCGTCAAGCAGATCAACGACAAGCTCAGCCGCAGCAGCGATGAGCTCAGCCAGATGCCGCCGGACCTCAGCACCGTCGCCGACGCGGTGAGGGAATTCTACCACATCGTCAAGCAGGTGCGCGCTTCGCTGGAGAAGTTGCTTGTGAGGGGCGAGTTCGACGAGTACCCAGATGACCACCACCGCCATGGTACGGCGCGCATCGCCGAGATGCTTGACTGCTACGCGAGCAAGCTGCCTGCCCACTGCCCGGCGCGAGACGGCGAGCCGTTCCTGGCGGAGGAGATGCGAGTCCTAGAGGAGACCAAGGGCATCGTCCTCCCAAACTTCCTGCCAAGATCGGCGCTCCTGGTGCTACTCAAAAAGAAGGTGGAGAGCATCGTGCACGTCCCGCACGATCTAGTCAGCCAGGTGTGGGACTACGTCGAGGAGCTGGTCATGGGGATACTGCAGCATCACTCGCGCAGCTACCCGCAGGTGCAGACTTCGTGCCGCCGCGCCGTGCAGAGCCTCATGGACAAAGCGCGGGCACGCTCGGCGCAGCACGTGAACGAGCTCATCGACATGGAGCTGGTGGCCGACTACACGGCGAACCCGGACTACACGATGAAGTGGAACGACATGATGACGGAAGGTCATGGCACGTTCCTCCAAGCCGTGGAGGACCACTCCAACCCCGCGGTGGTGACCATCCCAGGCTTCGGGGAGACGGACGTGTCGCACCTCAGGCTGCAGCAGAAGCTCGCCGGGCAGGCCTTCGACCTAAAGGCTCGCCTCGACGCCTACTGGAGCTGCGTCGTGCTCCGCCTCGTGGATGGCCTGGCGCTGCACGTCCTCTACAGCGTCAAACGCCTCGTGGAGAAAGATCTCGAGGATGAGGTCGCAGCCCAAGTTCTGGGCAGCAACATGGACGGAGTGGAGCGGATGTTGGTGCCGACCACGGCCACCGCCGCCAAGCGTGACCGCCTCAGGAAAAGCATCTCACTGCTCCGGGAGTGCAGGGAACTCGTCGCCAATACCATGGACAAGATTAACGCGGAAAGCAATGATCGTGTCTAA
- the LOC133888376 gene encoding uncharacterized protein LOC133888376 codes for MNLLSWYQAGRFHDRTLPPTPNAASAAMANDVAVAERAAAAAAEREAAVAHEREDAVARERAADATLEHDAAAAREHQAAHASQVQQVLILYEAAALSNLHAQAVAVQNIKALVPIVLDLSSPHYSKWREHLLLTLGKYSLTDHVLTDDTHPELPDWYRMDCVVRSWLYGMISTELVEILMEPNTTALTRDLPVSDYCRKLKSMADALGALGEPVQDQTLVLTVLRDLNDKFTYMAALLKRQRPFPSFLEVRSDLLLEELTMENRPSSVTAFITTNPSAPRGGTQTEGAPSGSIGDTSGTRPPGPPHAGAPQGHPSSGSDNSNRCRCCGNGGAKASGSAGSSNTNTVPWPSFYNPWTGTI; via the exons ATGAACCTTCTCTCATGGTATCAGGCCGGTCGTTTCCACGACCGCACGCTTCCACCCACCCCTaacgccgcctccgccgccatggCAAATGATGTCGCCGTAGCCGAGCGTGCTGCCGCCGCAGCTGCTGAGCGCGAGGCCGCCGTTGCTCATGAGCGCGAGGATGCCGTAGCCCGTGAGCGCGCGGCCGACGCTACTCTAGAGCACGACGCGGCTGCCGCTCGGGAGCACCAGGCTGCCCACGCCAGCCAAGTCCAGCAGGTGCTCATTCTCTATGAGGCAGCCGCCCTCTCCAACCTCCATGCTCAAGCCGTAGCGGTTCAGAACATCAAGGCTCTCGTGCCCATTGTTCTGGATCTCTCCTCGCCGCACTACAGCAAATGGCGCGAGCACCTCCTCCTCACGCTCGGCAAATACTCCCTCACCGACCACGTCCTCACCGACGACACCCACCCCGAGCTCCCTGATTGGTACCGGATGGATTGTGTCGTCCGTTCGTGGTTGTATGGCATGATCTCCACCGAGCTCGTGGAGATTCTCATGGAACCCAACACCACCGCCCTGACTC GTGACCTCCCCGTGTCCGACTATTGCCGGAAGCTGAAGAGTATGGCTGACGCTCTTGGAGCCCTCGGCGAGCCCGTGCAAGATCAAACTCTAGTCCTCACCGTCCTTCGCGACCTGAATGACAAGTTCACCTACATGGCCGCCTTGCTCAAGCGTCAACGCCCGTTCCCGTCGTTCCTCGAGGTTCGCTCTGACCTCCTCCTCGAGGAACTGACGATGGAAAATCGGCCTTCCTCCGTCACCGCATTCATCACCACCAACCCGTCTGCACCTCGTGGGGGCACTCAAACCGAGGGCGCGCCGTCTGGATCCATCGGTGACACATCCGGGACCCGCCCTCCTGGTCCTCCCCATGCCGGTGCTCCACAGGGCCACCCCTCCAGCGGCTCTGACAACTCCAACCGCTGTCGATGTTGCGGCAATGGGGGTGCCAAGGCCTCCGGCAGCGCGGGTTCCTCCAACACCAACACCGTGCCCTGGCCCTCTTTTTACAATCCCTGGACCGGCACTATTTAG
- the LOC133888378 gene encoding plasma membrane ATPase 2-like → MSVIVRVAIAKKTDIRLGMGTNMYPSSALLGQSRDESTASTPDDLIKKADGFASVFPEHKYEIIKKLQRMKHICGMTGDGINDAPALKKVDIGIAIADATDAAKSASDVVLIKPGLSVIISVVLTSRAIFQMMKNYTICAMSITINVHLGFVLIALTWKFDFSPFMILIIAILNYGTIMTISNDRVKPSPHLDSWKLNEIFATASCMPPT, encoded by the exons GGTAGCCATTGCCAAGAAGACCGACATACGGCTCGGCATGGGCACAAACATGTACCCCTCATCAGCCCTTCTTGGGCAGAGCAGAGATGAATCCACCGCTTCAACCCCTgatgatttgatcaagaaggcTGATGGCTTTGCCAGCGTCTTCCCAG AACACAAGTATGAGATCATCAAGAAACTACAGCGGATGAAGCACATATGTGGAATGACTGGAGATGGCATCAACGACGCGCCTGCGTTGAAGAAGGTAGATATCGGAATTGCTATAGCTGATGCTACTGATGCTGCCAAGAGTGCCTCTGACGTTGTGCTAATTAAACCTGGACTCAGTGTCATCATCAGTGTTGTGCTCACTAGCCGGGCCATCTTTCAGAT GATGAAGAATTACACT ATATGCGCGATGTCGATAACAA TCAATGTGCACCTTGGATTTGTGCTGATTGCTTTGACGTGGAAATTTGATTTCTCACCATTCATGATTCTAATCATTGCCATTCTGAACTATG GCACAATCATGACTATCTCGAACGATAGAGTAAAGCCATCCCCACACCTAGATAGTTGGAAGCTGAATGAAATTTTTGCCACCGCATCGTGTATGCCACCTACTTAG